In the genome of Desulfonauticus submarinus, the window AACTCGTAATTTTCCTACCAAGTTATCCATATGTGCCTTATTTAAGCCCACATGGACTCTTCCTATCTCATAAATACCCTCCCTAATTGGGGTTTGAATATCAAAAATGGATTTACCTTGCACAGATAAAAGATGCACAGAAGAATCTTTTCTAACCTTATTTTGTTCTAAAAAAACCCTCAATTCTCTAGGAAATGATTGAACAAAAGTATGAGATATAACCTTATTTTCTGCGTCCACTACAAAAATATAAGCAATAAGCTCACGTCTTTCTTTTAACTTAGCTTCATCAAAAATTAATGCTAATAATCTGGGATAATCTTGTTCTAAAACAAAACCCCTTCCTCTCTCTGCTATACTATGTCCTATAGCAAAGCCCCTGGTTTCTAATTCCTGAGTTAAACTGGCTATAAGTATCCATTTTGCCAACAAAGCTATTGTTGCACTAATCAAAAGAATCGCTAAAACTATAGAAAAAAATATTTTATTTTTTAGGGAAAGAGCTTCTAAAATTTCTTTAATTCTAAAAAGATGAGCCTTCACTTCTACACTTTACCTCCTCCCAATCCTTAATCAATTCAAACTTACCACCTTTCAAAATAGTAAAGTAAACTTTATCCAACCCTTGATGATCATTTTGCCTAAAAGAAACCACCATTCCATGTCCAAGATTCAAGTGGTTAATACTTTCCAAAGCCTTTAATAAGCGAGTCCGAGTCAAATTTTTACCAGCTCTTTTTAACCCCTCAATTAATATTTTAGCATTTACAAATCCTTCTAACCCCACAAAACTTATTTCATCCTTAGGAAAGTACTTGGCTAACAAATAAGGATAGCCTTGTTTATCTTTTTTTGAAAAAAGTGACGGAGGCGGAACCACTTGAGACATAATTATCTTTTGTCCAAAATCAGCTACCCTTCTAGCTAACTCATTCGCCCCTACAAAAGATACTGCATAAAAAATTGGAAAAAACTCTTTTTTCGTAGCAAGTTGGATAAATTTTGCACAAGAATTATACGTTCCCACTAAAACCACTGCATCAGGCTTAGAATTCCAAATTTTTTTAAACCCGCTAAGTATATCAGACGTTCCCCGAATATAACTAGCTCTTACAACAGGTGCTAACCCATATTTTTTCAATGCCAACTCTGTCCCTGTAAGTCCATCAAACCCATAAGCATCATATTGATAAAAAATACCAATCCTTTTAATTCCCAAGTCTTCTACCAAATGCTCTATCGCTTGTTTAGTCTCTTCATAATAAGAGGGTCTAATATTGATTAAATAGGGATTAAAAGGATGCCGCAAAGCATGAGCACCAGTAAACATACCTATTAATGGAATCCTAGCCTCTTCAATAAAAGGCAAAACTTTTAAAGTAGTAGGAGTTCCCACATAGCAAAATAAGGCAAACACCTTGTCCTGAATTATCAAACGCTGAGTATTATACAAACATCGAGGCGGATCATAGCCATCATCATAATAAATAAGCTTTATTTTTCTACCAAACACTCCACCCCGAGCATTCACTTCCTTTAAGTAAGATAAAGCCCCTCTCAAAAACTGAGTTCCCAAATACCCAGCATGACCTGCTAAGGCTAAAGATGAACCTAAAACAACTTTATCAGAATAAACTCCACACTGCTCACAAAAACTAGCCTCTTTATCCTCTCCCCAAACACACCCTAAAGTAAAAATAAACAAAAATAAAAACCACCTTTTCACTTTTTACCCCTATATGCCTATTTTGATACAATATTTTTTATACTTATTAAAAAACAAAAAATTCATTTTTTAAAACATTTTTTTTAAAAAAATAAAATTATTTCACACCATTACCATATATCCTTCCTGTTGGATTTTAATGGCAAAATCCAACAGGAAGGTCTCTAGCAAAAGCAATACATTTCAATAAGTTACCATTAAAAAACATTTTCTTGCTTGAATTTGCACTTTTTTTTGACTGGTTGTGTAAGTTTTTAAAGTTTTTATAACGTGAAAAGGTATTTAAGTAAAATTTATTTTAACTTTTAAAATAAGGAGGAAATTTATGAAACTAGGGAGGAGGGAATTCTTAAAGCTCTCCACAGCCGCTACTTTAGCATCTGCTTTTGGTGGCTTAGGTTTTGACCTAAGTCCTACTATAGCCAAAGCAAATCAGCTAAAGATAAACTGGGCTAAAGAGAGCACATCTATTTGTTGTTATTGTGCAGTTGGTTGTGGTCTTATTGTCCACACAGCCAGAGATGGTTCTGGAAGAATTATTAATGTAGAAGGTGATCCAGATCATCCTATTAATGAAGGAGCACTCTGTGCCAAAGGTGCAGCAATCTATCAACTTGCTGAAAACAAAAATCGCATTTTAAAGCCTCTTTATCGCGCTCCTGGGAGTGATAAGTGGGAGGAAAAATCCTGGGATTGGATGTTGGATAGAATTGCTAAAAAGATAAAGGAAGTTAGGGATAAAACTTTTTTAAGGCGTAATGCAAAAGGACAAGAAGTAAATCGTTGTGAAGGTTTAGCCTCTGTAGGTTCTGCAGCAATGGACAATGAAGAGTGCTGGATCTATCAAGCCATGCTTCGGAGCTTAGGCTTAGTTGCTATAGAACACCAGGCGCGCATCTGACACAGCGCTACAGTAGCGGCTCTGGCAGAGTCGTTTGGACGTGGCGCTATGACAAATCATTGGATAGATATTAAAAATAGTGATTGTATTTTAATTATGGGTTCTAATGCGGCAGAAAACCACCCCATTTCTTTTAAATGGGTAACCAAGGCTAAAGAAAAAGGAGCCAAACTTATTCATATTGATCCTCGTTTTACTAGAACCTCTGCCAAAGCAGACATCTATGCTCCTATCCGTTCTGGAACAGACATAGCCTTCTTAGGTGGTCTTATAAAATACATATTAGACCATAAACTTTACTTTAAAGAATATGTGGTCAACTACACTAATGCCTCTTTTATTGTAAATAAGAAATTTGGATTTAAAGACGGTGTTTTTACTGGCTTTGATCCCAAAACTCATAAATATGACAAGTCTTATTGGAAATTTGAACTAGATAAAAATGGTAATCCCAAAAAAGATCCTTCTCTATCCCATAAACGATGTGTATTCCAACTCCTAAAAAAATACTATCAACGTTATACGCTAGAAAAAGTAGCAGAAGCAACAGGAATGCCCAAAGATGCAATCCTAAAAATCTACAAAACCTATGCAGCAACAGGTAAACCAGATAAGTCTGGAACAATCATGTACGCTATGGGCTGGACTCAACATACTGTTGGAGTACAAAATATCAGGGCAATGGCTATCATTCAACTGCTATTGGGAAATATTGGAGTAGCAGGTGGTGGAGTCAACGCCCTACGAGGCGAATCTAATGTTCAAGGGTCTACAGACCACTGTTTACTTTATCATATTTTACCCGGCTATTTAAAAACCCCAAAAGCATCTCAACCCACTCTTAAGGACTACAACAAAAAATATACTCCTGTAGCGCATGACCCCAAAAGTGCCAATTGGTGGCAAAACTACCCTAAGTATTCTGCTAGTCTTATCAAATCTATGTATATGGAAGACGATCCCAACAAAGCCTATAAATGGCTTCCTAAGTTAGATGATGGACAAAATGAATCTTTTCTAGTCATCTTTGACGAAATGCTCAGAGGAAAGTACAAAGGATTTTTTGCTTGGGGACAAAATCCAGCTGTTGGCT includes:
- the fdnG gene encoding formate dehydrogenase-N subunit alpha produces the protein MKLGRREFLKLSTAATLASAFGGLGFDLSPTIAKANQLKINWAKESTSICCYCAVGCGLIVHTARDGSGRIINVEGDPDHPINEGALCAKGAAIYQLAENKNRILKPLYRAPGSDKWEEKSWDWMLDRIAKKIKEVRDKTFLRRNAKGQEVNRCEGLASVGSAAMDNEECWIYQAMLRSLGLVAIEHQARIUHSATVAALAESFGRGAMTNHWIDIKNSDCILIMGSNAAENHPISFKWVTKAKEKGAKLIHIDPRFTRTSAKADIYAPIRSGTDIAFLGGLIKYILDHKLYFKEYVVNYTNASFIVNKKFGFKDGVFTGFDPKTHKYDKSYWKFELDKNGNPKKDPSLSHKRCVFQLLKKYYQRYTLEKVAEATGMPKDAILKIYKTYAATGKPDKSGTIMYAMGWTQHTVGVQNIRAMAIIQLLLGNIGVAGGGVNALRGESNVQGSTDHCLLYHILPGYLKTPKASQPTLKDYNKKYTPVAHDPKSANWWQNYPKYSASLIKSMYMEDDPNKAYKWLPKLDDGQNESFLVIFDEMLRGKYKGFFAWGQNPAVGLANSNKAREALSKLDWMVVVNIFDNETASFWKGPGVDPYQVKTEVFFLPCAVSVEKEGSITNSGRWMQWRYRAAKPLGDSRPDGDIICDLFKRIKQLYQNEGGVYPDPVVKLSSEKWVNEKGEYDPHKVAKIINGYFLKDVKVKGKTFKAGTLVPSFAYLQADGSTCSGNWLYCGSYTEKGNMAARRDKTQSKEQAKIGLFPKWSWCWPVNRRILYNRASVDLRGKPYAPQKPVIIWNGSKWIGDVPDGGWKPGTKYAFIMRKYGHGQIFGPGRADGPFPEYYEPLESPVKQHPFSKQLHNPLALTFKSKLEKLSFNNPKYPIVCTTYRVTEHWQTGVMTRWQPWLLETEPQLFVEMNPELAKEKGIKNGELVIVENERGRLKAVAIVTSRLRPFKIMGKIVHQVGLPWHYGWVHPKNGGDAANLLTPSVGDPNTGIPETKAFMVNVRKI
- a CDS encoding ABC transporter substrate-binding protein, whose product is MKRWFLFLFIFTLGCVWGEDKEASFCEQCGVYSDKVVLGSSLALAGHAGYLGTQFLRGALSYLKEVNARGGVFGRKIKLIYYDDGYDPPRCLYNTQRLIIQDKVFALFCYVGTPTTLKVLPFIEEARIPLIGMFTGAHALRHPFNPYLINIRPSYYEETKQAIEHLVEDLGIKRIGIFYQYDAYGFDGLTGTELALKKYGLAPVVRASYIRGTSDILSGFKKIWNSKPDAVVLVGTYNSCAKFIQLATKKEFFPIFYAVSFVGANELARRVADFGQKIIMSQVVPPPSLFSKKDKQGYPYLLAKYFPKDEISFVGLEGFVNAKILIEGLKRAGKNLTRTRLLKALESINHLNLGHGMVVSFRQNDHQGLDKVYFTILKGGKFELIKDWEEVKCRSEGSSF